The stretch of DNA CACTCGAGCACCGGGTGGGTACGGCCGGCACTGGCGTCAGCACGGGCACTGGCACTGGCACTGGCACTGGCACCGTGGACGCGGAGATCGCGAGCGAGCACCACTTCGCTTGATGCCCGCTCATCCCGGGACAGGACTCACCCTGTCCCGGGATGAGCGGGAGGAGGGGCGCGGGGTCGACAGGAAGGGACCACCCCTGGCGACAGCGGCGATGGTCAGGGCGGCGGTCAGGAAGAAGCCACCCCCGCCGACGACGGCGATGGCCCTGCCACCCCCGAGCCCATGCCCACGCCGGCGGTCGACCAGTCCACCGAGGCGGCCCCGCTGCCAGTTCGACCGGGCCGGTTGCCGGCGAACTGGCACACACCGGTGCCGGCTCCGCCACCGAGCACACCGCCGTCCTGAGCGAGCTGGTCGACGGGCTCCGGCTCGACGAGTTCCTCCTGACGGATCAGGACTGGGGCGGCCCGATCGGGCTCGGCGCGGCGGTGTCGCGGGCGGATCGCGTGGGCGGATCGCGTCCGGGGGATCGTGCTGGGCAACACCGCGTTCTGGCCCGTCGAACCGCCGGCGGACCGGGCGTTCGGCCTGGTCATGAGCAGCCGCCCCGCTCAGCGCCGCATCCCAGAGGAGAACCTCCTCGTGGAACGGTTCCTGCTCGGCAGGTCCGGTCCCGACCTGACCGCGGCCGAGGCCGACCACTACCGCCTAGTCCAACCCACGGCAGAGGCCCGCTGCGGCCTCGCGGTCGCACCTCGCGCCGCTCCGTGCTTGCCGAGGCCCCCCACCTACCCCTGCACCGCCTCGTCACCGCCCTCGCCGAAGCCGAGCACCGGGGCGAGAGCCACCCTGCACAAGGGTCCGGGCCCCGCCGCCTCGCTGCTCGCCGACCGGATCACCGCCGCCGGCCTGTTCGCCCGGGTCCGCGCACTCCGCCGCCCGGCCGACCGTCTGACCGCTCACCGAGCACCGAGCACCAGCGCCCGCATCCCGGCTCTCGTGAGGAACCCGCCACATGAGTGCGTCTACCCCCGCCCCTCGTACGCTCGCCGCCCGCTGACGAGGAGCTGCTCCGGGCCGCCCTCGAAGACACCTCCTGGGGCGGCTGTGTGCCGAGCCGAGCCACACCGACACCCCGCTGCTGACCGTGCTCGGCCTGCGGCACAAGAGCCCACCCGGGCAGCTGAAGCCGAGGGGCCCGCAGGCAGACCTGCGGGCCCCTCGTGGCGTCCCCGGAGGGCGTCACTGCTCCTCGGTCAGGTGGGCCGTGAAGCTGAAGCGGTCGCCGCGGTAGAGGGAGCGGACGCATTCGACCGGCGCGCCGGTGTGGTCGCGGGTGATGCGGTTGAGGAGGAGCATCGGGAGGGCCGGGCTGGTGCCGATGAGTTGGACCTCGCGGGGGGAGGCGAGGACGGTCTCGATGCGTTCGTCGGCGTCCGCGAAGGTGGTGCCGTGGGTGCGGAGGTGGGCGTAGAGGGAGGTGGCGGGGTCGAACTCGGCCTGGAGGGAAGGGAATCGGGCCACCGAGAGGTAGGTGCTCTCCAGGCCGACCTGTTCGTCGTCGGCGAGCAGGAGGCGTTCGAGGTGGTGGACCGGGGCGCCCGGGGGGATGTGCAGGGCGGCGGCCAGGGCGGGGGTGGCGGGGAGTTGCTCGAAGACGACCGGGCGGCGGCCGGGGCGGCGGCCCTGGCGGCGGACGCCCTCGGTGTAGCTGGCCAGGGTGAGGGGCTGGACGAGCTTGGGCTGCCCGGCCACCGAGGAGCGGCCGCTGCGCTGGACCCGGCCTTCGAGCCGGAGCTCGCGGATCGCCTGGCGGACCGTCATCCGGGAGACGCCGAACCGGTCGGCGAAGACCCGTTCGGTGGGCAGCGGGGCGCCCGGCCCGAGTTCGTCCAGGACGGCGTCGATCTTCTGCTTGACCTGGAAGTACTTCGGCGGCTCGCCGTGGTCCGGCACCCCGGCGCGGGCCGCCGCCAGCGGCGGCGGGGAGGGGGCTGGGGCCGGAGGGAGATCGCTGGTCACGGGTGCGAGCGTAGCCGAGGCCCTGGCTGGGCCTCGGCCGTACGCACGGGAGAGCGGTGAGCCGGGGAGCGGTGGGCTGGAGAGCGGTGAGCCGGAGAGCGGTGAGCCGGAGAGCGGTCAGCTGCCGAAGGTCAGGCCCAGGTCGTCCAGGTAGCCGTCGTCGTCCGTGCCGCCGCTGCGGGTGAAGGAGACCGCGAAGCGGACCGCGGCGGTGCCGGTCGGGACGGTGCCGGTGGCCTGCTCGCGGAGCAGCACGGTCTGGTTGTTCCGCTGGGCCGGGGTGACGGGGGCCAGGGTGGCGGTGCCGAGGGCGGCGCCGCTCGCGTCGAGGAAGGTCGCGACCACCCCGGCGCTGTCACCCTGGGTGCTGTAGCCGCCGATCCAGCCGGAGAGGCTGTACGGCAGCGTGCCGGTGGCGATCCGCGCGGACTGGCCGGAGACGTCCACGGTCTGGGTCATCTGGGCGGAGGCGTACGGGCCGCCGTCGAAGAAGGCGCCGCCCGGGGTGGCCGGGGCCTGCGGGCCCTGGGCGGTGGTGGGGTACGAGGGGGCGCCGTAGCAGACCTGCTGCGGCTGGTTGCTGGTGGCCGTCCAGCCGGAGGCCGGGTGGCCGCCCGAGCCGGTGCCACAACTACCGTTCTCGGCATCGGAGTTGGCGATCGGAACGGTGTAGAGCGAGCCCGAGTTCACGGTGTAGGTGAAGGTGGTGGTGCCGCTCGCGCCGGTGGCGTCGGTGGCCGTGGCGGTCACCGTGGCGGTGCCGGCGGCGGTCGGGGTGCCGGAGATCAGGCCGGTGGAGGAGCCGATCGAGAGGCCCGCGGGCAGGCCGGCGGCCGTCCAACTCAGGCTCTGGGCCGGGTCGGAGTCGGTGGCGGCCAGCTGGAGGGAGGTGGCGGTGCCGGTGGTCGCGGTCTGCGCGCCCGGGCCGGTGACGGTGACGGTGTTGCCCGGCTGCGCGCCACCGGTGAAGACCTCGTTGAACGGGGTGGCCCACTTGTCGTTGTTCGTCATGGTGGCCAGGCCGAGCGCCCCCTCGATCACCCGGGCGCTGCTGTAGTGGTCGTACCGGTTGGCGTCCTGGTACCCGGCCTTGACCGTGCCCTGCGAGCCGATCGCCAGCGTCATCACCTGGTTGGTCTGGCCGGGCCCGAAGCCGCCGGGCGAGCCGGCGCCGTCCTCGTCGAAGGTGAGCAGCAGCAGTGACTTCTGCTGCGTCCAGGCCGGGGAGTTGAAGAGGGTGGGCAGGGTCTGACCGAGCCAGGTGTCGCCCGGGCCGATGCCGCAGTCCTCCATGTCGTAGCAGGAGTCCGGGTCGAACCAGACGAAGTTCGGGGTGGTGGCGGCCGACTTGAGGTCGGTGTTCAGGAACTGCGTCATCGGCTGCCAGTGCGCCTGGCAGTAGGCGTTGTCGTTCTTCATCTTCGCCGCGTAGTAGAACGGCACGTCGTCCGGGGAGTACTCGCCGCTGCCGGTGGTCTGGCAGTTGCTGGTCTGGGTCTGGGTGT from Kitasatospora sp. MMS16-BH015 encodes:
- a CDS encoding GntR family transcriptional regulator, with the protein product MTSDLPPAPAPSPPPLAAARAGVPDHGEPPKYFQVKQKIDAVLDELGPGAPLPTERVFADRFGVSRMTVRQAIRELRLEGRVQRSGRSSVAGQPKLVQPLTLASYTEGVRRQGRRPGRRPVVFEQLPATPALAAALHIPPGAPVHHLERLLLADDEQVGLESTYLSVARFPSLQAEFDPATSLYAHLRTHGTTFADADERIETVLASPREVQLIGTSPALPMLLLNRITRDHTGAPVECVRSLYRGDRFSFTAHLTEEQ
- a CDS encoding alkaline phosphatase family protein; its protein translation is MSGNRSAAPRPRRTTLLLTLAALAAGSAAALAPLPAAAAIQSANLLLNGGAETSQCSPGGWEETTVPGWQLVSGDPVINCYGVPTGAATSTPGSPTKGGAYFQGGSRGSSEMTQTTDVSSAAAAIDAGGVHSTASAWLGGVGSYNDAAGVTLTYRAANGSSLGTSSIAPALAADRGGVTKFVQRSTTTAVPAGTRSITTTVDFTMTGTQNDGLADDLSLTLDTPVTAPTLAVPASTVPAYDHVFVVMMENNNYSASSNTADGGAGIIGNSAAPYINNTLVPMGSLFTNYHAGTHNSDPNYEQIAFGNSYGRSSQAVGGGNANCITSTACTATNNGLGDNLDAVGKTWKQYTQTQTSNCQTTGSGEYSPDDVPFYYAAKMKNDNAYCQAHWQPMTQFLNTDLKSAATTPNFVWFDPDSCYDMEDCGIGPGDTWLGQTLPTLFNSPAWTQQKSLLLLTFDEDGAGSPGGFGPGQTNQVMTLAIGSQGTVKAGYQDANRYDHYSSARVIEGALGLATMTNNDKWATPFNEVFTGGAQPGNTVTVTGPGAQTATTGTATSLQLAATDSDPAQSLSWTAAGLPAGLSIGSSTGLISGTPTAAGTATVTATATDATGASGTTTFTYTVNSGSLYTVPIANSDAENGSCGTGSGGHPASGWTATSNQPQQVCYGAPSYPTTAQGPQAPATPGGAFFDGGPYASAQMTQTVDVSGQSARIATGTLPYSLSGWIGGYSTQGDSAGVVATFLDASGAALGTATLAPVTPAQRNNQTVLLREQATGTVPTGTAAVRFAVSFTRSGGTDDDGYLDDLGLTFGS